In the genome of Tsukamurella paurometabola DSM 20162, the window GGTGACTCCCGGGCCGAGAGAACCGTCGATCTCGATGCGGCGCACCTGCACGCGCGTTGCGATGACGGTCTGCGTCGCGAAGACGTCGCGCACCTGCGTGGTGCCGATGCCGAACGCGATTGCGCCGAGCGCCCCGTGAGTGGCTGTGTGGGAATCGCCGCATACCAGGGTGAGTCCAGGCTGGGTCAGTCCCTGTTCGGGTCCGACGACGTGCACGATCCCGTGCTCTCCGTCGGCGGGGGACAGGTACGTGAGCCCGTGCCGGCGGGTGTTGTCCTCGATCGCGGAGACGAGGGCTTCGGCCCGCGGATCCGAGAAGGGCCGCGCGATCGTATCGGTGGGAATGACGTGGTCGACGGTGCCGATGTTGCGGTCGGGGAAGGCGATCGCGGCGCCGGCATCAGCCAGCATCGCGAAGGCATGGGCGCTCGTTGCCTCGTGGAAGAGGTGCAGGCCCACGAACAGCTGGACCTGGTCGTTACCCAGGTCGCGCACGGTGTGGAGGTCTAATACCTTCTCGTACAGAGTCTTCGACATGTTTTCTCCGAGCGTTGGCTGAGATGGTCTGGTGGGGATCAGGCCGATCCGGCGATGACGCCGCCGTCGGCGACGAGCGCCTGGCCCGTCACATAGGCGCTGAACGGGCTGGCGAGGAACAGTGCCGCGTCGGCGAGCTCGGTCGGCTCGCCGAGGCGCCGCATCGGGGCTCGGCGCTTCCGCGCGTTGATCGTCTCCGCGTCCGGGTAGATCGACCGCAGCATCTCGGTGTCCGTGGAGCCCGGGCTGAGCACGTTGACCCGGATGCCCTGGTCCGCGTATTGGAGCGCGACGGACTTGGTCAATCCAAGGATCGCGTGTTTGGTAGCCGAGTACAGGGCGCTCTTCGCGTGCCCGAGGTGTGCGGCTACCGAGGCGGTGTTGACGATCGAGCCGCCACCGTTCGCGAGCATCGCAGTGACCTCGTGCCGCATGCAGGACCAGACCCCTCGCAGGTTGGTCCCGATCACGGTGTCGAAATTGGCCTCGTCGTCCTGGTGAATCGGCGCGAATCGGCCGAAGGTGCCGGCGTTGTTGAACGCCACGTCGAGGGAACCGAACTCGGCCACCGCGTAGCCCACCGCGTGCGCGACGTCGTCGTCGCACGCCACGTCGCAGCGCACGACCCGCACTTGTCCGGCCCCCGCCGGGTGCTGGCGCGACGCCTCGATGATCGCCCCGAGTCCCGCCTCGGCCCGTCCGGTGGCGACGACATTGGCGCCTGCGGCGGCGAAACGGTCGACCGCCGCTCGGCCGATTCCGGCTGTCGCACCGGTGATGAGCACGGTCTTGCCGGCCAGCCCTAGGTGCTCCACCGTGTTGAGGAGGGGTTGTTCGATCGTGGTCACATCGGCTCCGTTCCGGCCTGCGGTCGCACTGCCCGTTGAATCAGCTCGGTCAGAATCAACTAGTCGTTGATTCGAAAGCCATACTAGTCAACTGGTGGACGACGTCAATGTGACAGGGGCCACATCGCGTGGGGGTTGCTAGGGGTGGCCGAATGCTGAGGTGAGTGGTTCAATGGCGATCATGACCGCGCACGACACCGTCCACACGCCGCTGGCCGATCGGTTGAATTCGCTCTTCGAATCAACCGCCAGTGGATCTGGAAAGTGCACCAACAACGAGGTTGCGCGGGCATTGAAGGACCTGAACCCGGAGCTGCGGGTCAGCGGTGCGTATCTGTCGGCGCTGCGTTCGGGGGCGCGCGCTCGACCGTCGGTCGAACTGCTGGTGGCACTGGCAGAGCACTTCGGGGTGTCGGTGTCGTACTTCACCGCGCAGGAACCGGCTGTGCCGCTCGCGGAGAACTATCAGCGTCAACTGAACGAGCTCGGTGTCCGCAGGATTGCGATGCGTGCCGTCGGGCTCGACGAGGACAATCTGTCGACCGTCACCACTGTCCTCGATCACGTGCGGAAGCTCCAGGGGCTTCCGCCTATTGAGGGGGATGGCGATGAGGACGTATCTGCAGGCGCGCCGTAGGCGCCGGGTCGAGCGCGACCGCGTCGCCGCAGCGTGGTCGGCGTGTACCGCCGCCGTCGATTCGCTCGATCTCACGGGTCAGGTCAGCGTCGAGGATCTGCGGGCGGCGGTCGCCCGCCATCAGCAGCGGACGATCTGCCTGACGCCGTTTGCTCTGGAGAGCGCGGCGGTACACGGCCTGCTGCTCTCGACCGACGATGTCGACTACATCGTCTTCGAGCAGAACACCATGCCCTTTCATCAGGAGCACATCATCCTGCATGAACTGGGCCACATCATGCTGGCGCACGCGTCATCGACCGCGGTGGGCGAGATGGTTGTCTCGTCGCAGCCCTACGCGTTGTCGACGGCGGGGCTACCCGGCGAGGGGACGGCTACCAGGATTCTGGGGCGTCATACCTACGAGGACCGGCAGGAGTTGGAGGCGGAGGTGATGGCGTCGATCCTCGGGCAGCGCCTGACCGCGCACCGGCACCGCTCGGCACCTTGTCCGACGGTCCGACCTGATCCGCGCGTCGTCCGAATCCTCGAGACCTTCGCGGCCACGGCCAACTAGCCATGGCGTCGGCCGAGAACGTTCTTGCGGCGCTGGGGACGCCGATGTACGTGGTCGCCGCGGTCATGTGCTGGCTGGGAGTCGCGCTGCACGTCCGTCGATTGCTCGTTGGGCGTCGGTCGACCGGTGCCATCGCGATGCTGTGCGCCTTCGTCTTCAAGAGCGTGACGTTCACCCTCGCCGTGCCCGCGGTATACGTCTTCGTTGATCGAGTCGTGGAGCTCCCCAACATCTCACGGCTGATCCTCAACGTCTCGGGCGGTGTGCTGTGGACCGGCTCAACTTTGATCGCGTTCTCTTTCTGGGAGATCGGCGGCAGCCCCCGGCGCGCCTCCGTGTGGACCTACGTCACGGTCGCGGGCGTCGGCGCGATCGCGATGACGGTATTGTGGGCCAATTGTCGGCGGGTCGAGGTGGCCAGCGCGTTCCCGGTCGGTGGTGCTCTGAGCCCCGCGATCATCGGCTACCTGACCATGTACATCCTGGTGCTGTCGATCGGGCTGCGGCAGATGTTGGTGAACTGCACCGCCGGCCAGCAGCTCCCGTTCCGGCCGAATGTGCGAGTCGGGCTGCGCATCACGGCCTTCGGTGCGCGAACCTACCTGCTGTTCTGTGCGATTCGGGCGACCTCGATCCTGCTCGCGGTCCTCGGCGTCAACGTCTCGGTGCTTCAATTGACGACCGCACCGCTCACGGCGCTTGCCGTCTCGGTGATGGTGATCGGCCTGTCCGCGATGGCATGGACACCGGTCTCGGGCAGGGTCTCCGAGCGCGCGCGGCGCAACCGTGAGTACCGGCACCTGCGTCGGCTCTGGCGCGACCTGTGCGATGTGGACGATGGGATTCGACTGACGCCGCATGGCAGCGTCGTCGGAGATCGCGGCTTTCGCCTATATCGCCGGGCCATCGAGGTGCAGGACGGTTTGATGGCCATGGTCCCGGCCGAGCTCGCTCGCGCGCTTGCGACCTGTGCGGCGTCCGGTGACTCAGGCAGGGCGGCGCGGGAGCTCGCCGCCGCCATCGACGAGCGCCTGCGCCCCAGTCGCCCTTCGACACCCCCGAGCGAGCCGGTGGGGCTCTCTCTGCATGCCCCGTCGGTAGCCGACATCTCCTGGCTCGCGGTGGTGGGGCGGGAGTATCGGCACCTCACTTCGTCGGGGCGGATGCTCAGCCGTATCGCATGAGTCTCAATATATGAGACACATGTTTCAACATATGGGTTCCTTTGTTAAGGTATGGATCGGGGCCAAGGTCGGATCCACACCACGGCAAGAGGAATCGAGGAAAGATGCATGCCACGTCGATCGCCCGTTGGGACGCGCAGTCGGAGGAAGCCGCGGTCGAGCTTCTCGCCTCGGAGGGACACCTGATCGTCAGTCCGACCAAAGTGGGCTACATCCTGGCCGCCACGGACGGCGCGGGGCTGGAGCGGAAGTTTGCCGCCAAGCAGCGCAAGCGTACCAAGCCTGGGGTCGTGCTCTGCTCGTCCCTTGAGCAACTCGCCGAACTCGCGGAGCTCAACGATGAAGTGGCCGAACTCTATCGCGTTCATTGGGATCAGGACATCCTGCTGGGCTGCATCCTGCCCTGGCGGCCCGACGCCCTGGCCTCGTTCCCGGACTCCGTGGCGCGGGATCTCGCGACAGACCTGCGGCAGACGAGTTGCTTCGTGATCCGGTTCGGCCGGCCCACCGAGAACATCGCGCGACGGCTGTGGGAGGACCATCGTCGCTTGATGTTCGCTAGCTCGGCGAACCCGTCGGGTATGGGAAACCGGGGCGTGGTCGAGGGAATCGGCGACCGGATCCGCGACGAGGCGGACCTGATCATTGAGGCTGACGAATATGTGCGCTCTATCCAGCCCGACACTGAGGCTCGCCATGAGCAGGGCGTGATGGTGTCGTTCGTGGATGCCGAGGGCAAGCTCGTTCCGGTGCAACGTCGACAGCGCTCGATAACGCCGGCTCCGGCGATGATCCGCGGCGGGTTGCAGCAGGACGAGATCATGGCGAATCTCGCGGGAATCTTCCCGAGCTGGGACTTTCGCCACGGCGACTACTACTGATCTCAGCTCCAGAGGAACACGTGCAGGTGATTGTCCGTCTCACATGGGGCTCCGGACGGAGTGGGTGGTCACTGGGATGTTGCGAACTTCGCGGTCTAGCTGTCCGATGGTGCTGGTACGACGCAAAAGGTCCACTTCTCGTTCGTATCGCCACAGTGATTGTGTAGCTGTACCTCCACGGCGCAGCACCGATACAGGTCCGTGACGCACGCGATCAGGGGTGAGGGGGATGATCCTCACCGGGTACACCTCGATCAGCGCGCTGGTGAAGGCCGAGCTGTTCCCGTCGCACGTGCGGGCGCTGGGCGTGGGCCTCGGTTACGCCCTGGCCAATTCCATCTTCGGCGGCACCGCACCGCTGATCTACGAGGCGGCCAAGAAGTCCGGCCACATCCCATGGTTCATCGCCTACGTGACGATCACCATCGCGATCTCGTTGGCCGTGTACATCTTCTGCCTGCGGAACAAGTCCGAGACCTTCCTCGACCGGGAACGCGGCAGCGCGTTCACGGCGGACTCCGCGACGTAACGCGAAGGAGGCAGCGCCGGTGCCTATTCTGGGGGACGTGCTGAACCCCGGGGACGTGCTCGCGGACCACACACTGCTGCGACGACTCGGTGAGGGAGGCGCGGCGCAGGTATTCCTGGCGGACCACCACGGCGAGCGAGTCGCGCTCAAAGTCGGACGGATCACAGACGGCGCGTCGGCCGCGACGATGGACCGCGAGGCGGAAGTCGGACGGCGGTTTCGTGATCCGAACGTGGTCCCGGTGCTCGGGCGGGGGCGCGCCGAGGCCCGCCGGAGCGGTCACGTCATCGGACCGCCACGGGAGTGGCTGGCACTGCGATACATCGACGGTTCCCCGGCCGTCCGACTGGTGCCTCGCACCGGCACGGAGCCCGATCTTCCGGTGATCACCGCAATAGTGATCGACATCGCGGCCGCCCTCGACAGCGCCCACCGGCACGGCATCGTGCATCGGGACGTCAAACCCGGAAACATCCTGGTCGGGCACCGCGACGGTCGCCCCACCGGGTTTCTTACCGATTTCGGGCTCGCCAGTGTCGATCCGAGCGCCCCGCCGGACAGAGGGTCGGTGGACGTCTCGATCGGATACGCGGCACCGGAAGCCCTGCGCGGCCACCCGGCGACCGCTGCCACGGACGAGTACGGTTTCGCAGCGACCGCTTTCGAACTGCTCACCGGCGCGCCGCCGTTTCCGCGCGCCACCCGGCTCGCGACCACC includes:
- a CDS encoding SDR family NAD(P)-dependent oxidoreductase, with product MTTIEQPLLNTVEHLGLAGKTVLITGATAGIGRAAVDRFAAAGANVVATGRAEAGLGAIIEASRQHPAGAGQVRVVRCDVACDDDVAHAVGYAVAEFGSLDVAFNNAGTFGRFAPIHQDDEANFDTVIGTNLRGVWSCMRHEVTAMLANGGGSIVNTASVAAHLGHAKSALYSATKHAILGLTKSVALQYADQGIRVNVLSPGSTDTEMLRSIYPDAETINARKRRAPMRRLGEPTELADAALFLASPFSAYVTGQALVADGGVIAGSA
- a CDS encoding helix-turn-helix domain-containing protein encodes the protein MTAHDTVHTPLADRLNSLFESTASGSGKCTNNEVARALKDLNPELRVSGAYLSALRSGARARPSVELLVALAEHFGVSVSYFTAQEPAVPLAENYQRQLNELGVRRIAMRAVGLDEDNLSTVTTVLDHVRKLQGLPPIEGDGDEDVSAGAP
- a CDS encoding MAB_1171c family putative transporter, which codes for MASAENVLAALGTPMYVVAAVMCWLGVALHVRRLLVGRRSTGAIAMLCAFVFKSVTFTLAVPAVYVFVDRVVELPNISRLILNVSGGVLWTGSTLIAFSFWEIGGSPRRASVWTYVTVAGVGAIAMTVLWANCRRVEVASAFPVGGALSPAIIGYLTMYILVLSIGLRQMLVNCTAGQQLPFRPNVRVGLRITAFGARTYLLFCAIRATSILLAVLGVNVSVLQLTTAPLTALAVSVMVIGLSAMAWTPVSGRVSERARRNREYRHLRRLWRDLCDVDDGIRLTPHGSVVGDRGFRLYRRAIEVQDGLMAMVPAELARALATCAASGDSGRAARELAAAIDERLRPSRPSTPPSEPVGLSLHAPSVADISWLAVVGREYRHLTSSGRMLSRIA
- a CDS encoding L-threonylcarbamoyladenylate synthase; the protein is MHATSIARWDAQSEEAAVELLASEGHLIVSPTKVGYILAATDGAGLERKFAAKQRKRTKPGVVLCSSLEQLAELAELNDEVAELYRVHWDQDILLGCILPWRPDALASFPDSVARDLATDLRQTSCFVIRFGRPTENIARRLWEDHRRLMFASSANPSGMGNRGVVEGIGDRIRDEADLIIEADEYVRSIQPDTEARHEQGVMVSFVDAEGKLVPVQRRQRSITPAPAMIRGGLQQDEIMANLAGIFPSWDFRHGDYY
- a CDS encoding serine/threonine-protein kinase, which gives rise to MLNPGDVLADHTLLRRLGEGGAAQVFLADHHGERVALKVGRITDGASAATMDREAEVGRRFRDPNVVPVLGRGRAEARRSGHVIGPPREWLALRYIDGSPAVRLVPRTGTEPDLPVITAIVIDIAAALDSAHRHGIVHRDVKPGNILVGHRDGRPTGFLTDFGLASVDPSAPPDRGSVDVSIGYAAPEALRGHPATAATDEYGFAATAFELLTGAPPFPRATRLATTFAHLHEAPPAPDQRRRWLPGSLTAVFAKALAKRPEDRYRTCGELAGILERTLRDVAPPVAGHRRRR